ACGGCATTAAAATTCGCGCCGGAATGGTGTTGGCGATTGAGCCGATGATCAACGCCGGCACGTACGATGTATATACAGATTCAGATAAGTGGACTGTGCGAACCAAAGACGGTAAATTGAGCGCTCATTTCGAGCACACTGTTGCGGTCACGAGTACAGGTCCGGTCATTTGCACGATGCCCAAAGGTGCAAATGTCAACGTTTTTGAGATGATGGGGTTAGAGACAGTTGGAGCAAGTGCATGAAAGTCAGAGCATCAGTAAGAAAAATTTGCCCGCAATGCAAAGTCATTCGCAGAGCGGGTATCATACGCGTCATTTGTAAATCAAATCCGCGTCATAAACAGAGGCAGAGGTAAAAATGGCACGTATCGAAGGTATTGACTTACCGAACCAGAAGCGCGTAGTTATCGGCTTAACGTACATCTACGGCATCGGCGACAAAGTTGCGCACGACATCGTGACGAAAGCGGGTATTCCGCTGGCGAAGCGCGTGCACGAACTTTCAGAAGACGAAGTCGGCAAGATCAAGAAGATCATCGATGCGGAGTACACTGTTGAAGGTGCACTGCGCTCGAAGGTTCAGCTCGATATGAAGCGCCTGGTCGACACAGGTTCTTACCGCGGTTCTCGCCATCGCAAAGGTCTGCCCGCGCGCGGCCAGCGAACCAAGACAAATGCCCGTACCCGCAAGGGACGCCGCCTCACTGTGGCTGGCAAGAAATCTGCACCAAGCAAAGGTTAATGTAAAAGGAAACAAATGAGCGAAGAAGTCAAAGAAGCAGCTGGCGAAGAAGGCAAAGGCAAAAAAGTCAAAGATAAGGGTCGTGTTCCCCGTGGACGCGTCTATATCAACGCCACGTTCAATAATACGATCATTACGATCACCGATATGAATGGCAATTCAATCGCCTGGGCATCAGGTGGTTCGCTCGAATTTAAGGGCTCACGCAAGGCAACGCCTTACGCGGCGCAGCTCGCCGCACGCTCTGCGCTCGACAAGGCGCGTGAGCGTGGTCTGCATGAGGTGGAGATCTACGTAAAGGGGCCAGGTGTAGGCCGTGAGCAGGCAATTCGTACATTGGCTGCATCGGGCCTTCGGGTCAGCCTCATAAAAGACACGACCCCGGTGCCCCATAACGGCTGCCGGCCGCGTAAGAAGAGAAGGGTTTAAGGTAACGAGGAAAAATGGCAAGAGCAATTGGACCAGCATGTAGGTTGTGCAGACGCGAGGGACTGAAACTGTTTCTCAAAGGTCAGAAGTGCATGACCGACAAATGTATTTTTAATAAGAGAAAGAACCCACCCGGACCACCACCGAAGCGTAAGCCGAAAATGTCTGGCTATGCGACTCAGCTGCGGGAAAAGCAGAAAGTGAAGCGTGTCTACGGTGTTCTTGAACGACCGTTTCGCAACTATTTTGAATCGGCATCGCGCATGCGCGGCATTACCGGTGAGAATCTGTTGATTCTGCTCGAGCGCCGCCTCGACAACTCGCTCTACCGCATTGGTATGGCGTCGTCGCGCGCGCAGGCTCGAAATTTTATAACGCACGGCCATATTCAGGTCAACGGCCGCCGCGTTGATATTCCGAGCTTTAAAGTTTCTATCGGCGATACCATCGGTCTCGGCGAAAAGCTGAAGTCGAACAAGGTATTGGCTGAAAACCTAGAGATGTCTAAAAATGCCGGCCTCGTCGCCGACTGGATGGAACTCTCAGAAGACGGCAAGTCAGCTAAAGTGGTGAAGCTACCTTCACGCGAGAATGTTGATATTCCGATCAAAGAAAACGTAATTGTGGAATTGTACTCCAAATAATTGAGGGGAGAACACGAGATGGCAAAAGCAGCACCAAAAAATTTACTGAAAGGCCTCAAGCGCCCAAAATCGGCTGAGTTTCAGCACGTCGAGACGCGCCCTGACTATGGCAAATTCGTCGCCGAGCCTTTTGAGAAAGGTTTTGGTGTCACGATCGCGAACAGTCTGCGGCGTGTGCTGATGTCTTACATCGAAGGCGCGGCAATCGTTGCCGTGAAAATCGAAGGCGTCAGCCATGAATTTTCGACGATGCCCGGCATCAAAGAAGATGTGACCCGCCTGATTCTGAACCTCAAACGAGTTCGCCTAAAGATGGAAGGCCAGGGCCCGCTCACTCTCGAAGTCGAGAAGAAGGGCGCAGGTGTTTTGATGGCAGGCGACTTTGCAGTGTCGAACAGTGTCGAGATTATGAATCCCGACCTGGTGCTCGCGCACATGAACGAAGATGCAAACCTCAAGATGACGTTGCAGATCGACAAGGGCCGCGGTTATCTGCCGGCAGAAATCACCAAAAAGATGATCGATGAAGTCGGTGTTATCCCCATCGATGCACTTTTCTCGCCAATCACAAAGGTTAACTTTGACATTACAGAAACGCGCGTCGACCAGCGCACAGATTATGACAAGGTAACCTTTGAGATCTGGACCGATATGACAATTTCGCCAGAAGACGCAATGGCCTATGCGGCGAAGATTCTAAAAGAGCACCTCACAGTTTTCATCAACTTCGCAGAAGAGATGTACGAAGAAGAAGAGTTTGATGAAACCGATGAGCGCCTGAAGAAGGCAATGCAGGTTGCGCTCGAAGACATGGAGATGTCTGTTCGCAGCATTGCAGTACTGCGCAGCCTCGATATGCGCAATGTCAAAGATATCGTAACACGTTACGAAGACGATTTGCGCAAGAGCAAGCATTACTCAGATAAGGTGCTGCTGCAGCTCAAGAGCAAACTCGCCAACATGAACCTCGCATTCGGTATGCGTGACGGCCGCTAAGGCCAAAAAGACGGAGATAACATGATTAAGGGCAACAAAGTAAAGCACCTCAACAAGAAAGTTGGACATCGCCAGGCGATGCTCGGCAACCTTGTGCAGTCGCTGTTTTACCATGAAAATATCACGACTACGGTAGCGAAAGCGAAAGTGGCGCGGCAAATTGCTGAGAAACTTATCACGCGCGCGCGTGAAAACCA
The sequence above is a segment of the Turneriella parva DSM 21527 genome. Coding sequences within it:
- a CDS encoding DNA-directed RNA polymerase subunit alpha; this translates as MAKAAPKNLLKGLKRPKSAEFQHVETRPDYGKFVAEPFEKGFGVTIANSLRRVLMSYIEGAAIVAVKIEGVSHEFSTMPGIKEDVTRLILNLKRVRLKMEGQGPLTLEVEKKGAGVLMAGDFAVSNSVEIMNPDLVLAHMNEDANLKMTLQIDKGRGYLPAEITKKMIDEVGVIPIDALFSPITKVNFDITETRVDQRTDYDKVTFEIWTDMTISPEDAMAYAAKILKEHLTVFINFAEEMYEEEEFDETDERLKKAMQVALEDMEMSVRSIAVLRSLDMRNVKDIVTRYEDDLRKSKHYSDKVLLQLKSKLANMNLAFGMRDGR
- the rpsD gene encoding 30S ribosomal protein S4, which translates into the protein MARAIGPACRLCRREGLKLFLKGQKCMTDKCIFNKRKNPPGPPPKRKPKMSGYATQLREKQKVKRVYGVLERPFRNYFESASRMRGITGENLLILLERRLDNSLYRIGMASSRAQARNFITHGHIQVNGRRVDIPSFKVSIGDTIGLGEKLKSNKVLAENLEMSKNAGLVADWMELSEDGKSAKVVKLPSRENVDIPIKENVIVELYSK
- the rpmJ gene encoding 50S ribosomal protein L36, translating into MKVRASVRKICPQCKVIRRAGIIRVICKSNPRHKQRQR
- the rpsK gene encoding 30S ribosomal protein S11, with product MSEEVKEAAGEEGKGKKVKDKGRVPRGRVYINATFNNTIITITDMNGNSIAWASGGSLEFKGSRKATPYAAQLAARSALDKARERGLHEVEIYVKGPGVGREQAIRTLAASGLRVSLIKDTTPVPHNGCRPRKKRRV
- the rpsM gene encoding 30S ribosomal protein S13 — protein: MARIEGIDLPNQKRVVIGLTYIYGIGDKVAHDIVTKAGIPLAKRVHELSEDEVGKIKKIIDAEYTVEGALRSKVQLDMKRLVDTGSYRGSRHRKGLPARGQRTKTNARTRKGRRLTVAGKKSAPSKG